From Dromaius novaehollandiae isolate bDroNov1 chromosome 36, bDroNov1.hap1, whole genome shotgun sequence, the proteins below share one genomic window:
- the RAB2B gene encoding ras-related protein Rab-2B isoform X1 produces MSYAYLFKYIIIGDTEPRRGVSQLQGPGGHKGCLPACPVSAGVEFGARMIGIDNKQIKLQIWDTAGQESFRSITRSYYRGAAGALLVYDITRRETFNHLTSWLEDARQHSSSNMVIMLIGNKSDLESRRDVRKEEGEAFAREHGLVFMETSAKTAANVEEAFIDTAKEIYRKIQQGLFDVSNEANGIKIGPQQPAGTVPGSATRHSAPGSGDGSGCC; encoded by the exons ATGTCTTACGCGTATCTGTTTAAGTACATCATCATCGGCGATACCG AGCCCCGGCGAGGAGTTTCCCAGCTCCAGGGCCCCGGCGGGCACAAGGGATGTCTCCCAGCGTGTCCCGTCTCCGCAGGTGTCGAGTTCGGGGCGCGCATGATTGGCATCGACAACAAGCAGATCAAGCTGCAGATCTGGGACACG GCCGGACAGGAGTCTTTCCGCTCGATCACGCGTTCTTACTACCGGGGAGCAGCCGGGGCGCTGCTGGTTTACGACATCACCAG GCGCGAGACCTTCAACCACTTGACGTCCTGGCTGGAAGATGCGCGCCAGCACTCCAGCTCCAACATGGTCATTATGCTCATCGGGAACAAGAG TGATCTGGAGTCGCGGCGGGATGTGCGGAAGGAGGAGGGCGAAGCCTTCGCCCGGGAGCACGGGCTGGTCTTCATGGAGACATCGGCTAAGACAGCGGCCAACGTTGAAGAG GCTTTTATTGACACGGCCAAGGAGATCTACCGCAAGATCCAGCAGGGCTTGTTCGACGTGAGCAACGAG GCCAACGGCATCAAAATCGGCCCGCAGCAGCCTGCGGGGACGGTGCCAGGATCCGCCACCCGGCACAGCGCTCCGGGCTCAGGAGATGGCTCCGGCTGCTGCTGA
- the RAB2B gene encoding ras-related protein Rab-2B isoform X2: MSYAYLFKYIIIGDTGVGKSCLLLQFTDKRFQPVHDLTIGVEFGARMIGIDNKQIKLQIWDTAGQESFRSITRSYYRGAAGALLVYDITRRETFNHLTSWLEDARQHSSSNMVIMLIGNKSDLESRRDVRKEEGEAFAREHGLVFMETSAKTAANVEEAFIDTAKEIYRKIQQGLFDVSNEANGIKIGPQQPAGTVPGSATRHSAPGSGDGSGCC, translated from the exons ATGTCTTACGCGTATCTGTTTAAGTACATCATCATCGGCGATACCG GCGTCGGGAagtcctgcctgctgctgcagttCACGGACAAGCGCTTCCAGCCCGTCCATGACCTGACCATCG GTGTCGAGTTCGGGGCGCGCATGATTGGCATCGACAACAAGCAGATCAAGCTGCAGATCTGGGACACG GCCGGACAGGAGTCTTTCCGCTCGATCACGCGTTCTTACTACCGGGGAGCAGCCGGGGCGCTGCTGGTTTACGACATCACCAG GCGCGAGACCTTCAACCACTTGACGTCCTGGCTGGAAGATGCGCGCCAGCACTCCAGCTCCAACATGGTCATTATGCTCATCGGGAACAAGAG TGATCTGGAGTCGCGGCGGGATGTGCGGAAGGAGGAGGGCGAAGCCTTCGCCCGGGAGCACGGGCTGGTCTTCATGGAGACATCGGCTAAGACAGCGGCCAACGTTGAAGAG GCTTTTATTGACACGGCCAAGGAGATCTACCGCAAGATCCAGCAGGGCTTGTTCGACGTGAGCAACGAG GCCAACGGCATCAAAATCGGCCCGCAGCAGCCTGCGGGGACGGTGCCAGGATCCGCCACCCGGCACAGCGCTCCGGGCTCAGGAGATGGCTCCGGCTGCTGCTGA
- the TOX4 gene encoding TOX high mobility group box family member 4 produces MEFPGGNDNYLAITGTAHPFLTGAETFHTPSLGDEEFEIPPIALDADPSLAVSDVVGHFDDLGDPGSAADAGFSAQYGVQALDMPVGMSHGLMEQGGGLLSGSLAMDLDHSMGTQYSANPPVTIDVPMAAMSPGGLLGHGQLTTIDQSELSSQLGLSLGGGGNGGGNGGTGGSAAAVLPPAPARSPQERLSPAPSPTGSLQEDEAEEFRRQAPAQKTPTPPPPPAAAATLVLDPGRKQKPPKKQKKKKDPNEPQKPVSAYALFFRDTQAAIKGQNPNATFGEVSKIVASMWDSLGEEQKQVYKRKTEAAKKEYLKALAAYRAIQTSVETVELDPSPTSPAAPPAASPAPEASPAAPAPAPPPSITKIIIPKQMLPSSLAVSSQGGVVTVIPATVVTSRGGLQLGAAAAAAGATQIVTRSVLQAAAAAAAAAAQQQQQLPRLQPPPLQQMPPPQPPAQQVAVLQPPPPLQAMQQPPAQQKARLHLQQPQPPPLQIKILPPPALQIQPLALAAAEEEEASPERATAAELQGSPEPVEMIAADVVPEVESPTQMAVELVAESPAAESPRPRCVRSGCENPPVASSDWDNEYCSSECVVKHCRDVFLAWLASRNSSNSVVFVK; encoded by the exons ATGGAG TTCCCCGGGGGCAACGACAACTACCTGGCCATCACGGGCACCGCGCACCCCTTCCTGACGGGGGCCGAG ACCTTCCACACGCCCAGCCTGGGCGACGAGGAGTTCGAGATCCCCCCCATCGCCCTGGACGCCGACCCCTCGCTGGCCGTCTCCGACGTGGTGGGCCACTTCGACGACCTGGGCgaccccggcagcgctgccgacGCCGGCTTCTCGGCCCAGTACGGGGTGCAGGCGCTGGACATGCCGGTGGGCATGAGCCACGGCCTGATGGAGCAGGGCGGCGGGCTGCTCTCCGGCAGCTTGGCCATG GACCTGGATCACTCCATGGGGACGCAGTACAGCGCCAACCCGCCGGTGACCATCGATGTGCCCATGGCGGCCATGAGCCCCGGCGGGCTGCTGGGCCACGGGCAGCTCACCACCATCGACCAGTCGGAGCTGAGCTCGCAGCTGGGGCTCAGCCTGGGTGGCGGCGGCAACGGCGGCGGTAACGGTGGCACCGGCGGCAGTGCTGCCGCcgtgctgccgccggccccggcccgctcgcCCCAGGAGCGCCTCTCGCCCGCGCCGTCCCCCACCGGCTCCCTGCAGGAGGACGAGGCTGAGGAGTTCAGGCGG caagccCCAGCCCAAAAGACGCCgacgccgccaccgccgcccgcTGCTGCGGCCACGCTGGTGCTGGACCCGGGCCGCAAGCAGAAGCCCCccaagaagcagaagaagaagaaggaccCCAACGAGCCGCAGAAGCCCGTCTCGGCCTACGCCCTCTTCTTCCGCGACACGCAGGCTGCCATCAAGGGCCAGAACCCCAACGCCACCTTCGGGGAGGTCTCCAAGATCGTGGCCTCCATGTGGGACAGCCTGGGCGAGGAGCagaagcag GTTTACAAGCGGAAGACAGAGGCGGCCAAGAAGGAATACCTGAAGGCGCTGGCGGCCTACCGGGCCATCCAG ACCTCGGTGGAGACGGTGGAGCTGGACCCCAGCCCGACgtcgccggccgcgccgccggccgcctcgCCAGCCCCCGAGGCctcgcccgcggcccccgcgccggccccgccgcccagcATCACCAAAATCATCATCCCCAAGCAGATGCTGCCCTCCTCGCTGGCCGTGTCCTCGCAGGGCGGTGTGGTGACCGTCATCCCCGCCACGGTGGTGACCTCGCggggggggctgcagctgggggcggcggcggcggcggcgggggccacgCAGATCGTCACCCGCTCGGTGCTgcaggcggccgccgccgccgccgccgccgccgcgcagcagcagcagcagctgccccgcctgcagccgccgccgctgcagcagatgccgccgccgcagccccccgcgcagCAGGTGGCCGTgctgcagcccccgccgccgctgcagGCCATGCAGCAGCCGCCGGCGCAGCAGAAAGCCCGGCTCCAcctgcagcagccgcagccgccgccgctgcagATCAAGATCCTGCCGCCACCGGCCTTGCAGATCCAGCCActggcgctggcggcggcggaggaggaggaggccagcCCCGAGCGTGCCACCGCCGCCGAGCTGCAGGGCTCGCCGGAGCCCGTGGAGATGATCGCGGCCGACGTGGTGCCCGAG GTGGAGTCACCCACGCAGATGGCAGTGGAGCTGGTGGCCGAGTCGCCGGCAGCGGAGTCGCCGCGGCCGCGGTGCGTGCGCTCAGGCTGCGAGAACCCGCCGGTGGCCAGCAGCGACTGGGACAACGAGTACTGCAGCAGCGAGTGCGTGGTGAAGCACTGCCG GGACGTCTTCCTCGCCTGGCTGGCATCCCGCAACTCCAGCAACAGCGTGGTCTTCGTGAAAtag